A single Blattabacterium sp. (Mastotermes darwiniensis) str. MADAR DNA region contains:
- a CDS encoding RpiB/LacA/LacB family sugar-phosphate isomerase, which yields MKVAIGSDHTGIDYKYLIINYLIKKGHRIKDFGYSNYGEKVDYPDFIHPTAESVEKGEADFGIIICGSGNGAAMTANKYQKIRAALVWKKEIAFLAKRHNNANILSLPARFVDKKEVLEIVEMFIQTDFEGGRHKIRIEKIPIK from the coding sequence ATGAAAGTAGCAATAGGATCGGATCATACAGGAATAGATTATAAGTATTTGATAATTAATTATTTAATTAAAAAAGGACATAGAATAAAAGATTTTGGATACTCTAATTATGGAGAAAAGGTGGATTATCCTGATTTTATTCATCCCACAGCAGAATCCGTGGAAAAAGGAGAAGCTGATTTTGGTATTATTATTTGTGGAAGTGGAAATGGAGCTGCTATGACAGCCAATAAATATCAAAAAATTCGTGCTGCTTTAGTATGGAAAAAAGAAATAGCTTTTTTAGCAAAAAGACATAATAATGCAAATATTCTTAGTTTACCTGCTCGTTTTGTAGATAAAAAAGAAGTTTTAGAAATAGTAGAAATGTTTATTCAAACGGATTTTGAAGGAGGGAGACATAAAATAAGAATAGAAAAAATTCCAATAAAATAA
- the rnr gene encoding ribonuclease R codes for MHFHNKKNFLLATGFINITSRGYAFVNVEKFEKEIFIPKKKTNRAIEGDLVQIKFKENKKLGKKTEGEVIKIIKRKRNKFIGILKIKDHSKYGSVIVDNKKNIHVDIYIPKNKLKGYKNNEKVLAKIVEWPKDLKNPLGEIIKVFGLSGEYKTEFFSLLEEYRIPYEFPKKVEDEAKNIVMKKELDINLRRDMRNINTFTIDPFDAKDFDDAISIRKLSFNTWEIGIHISDVSYYVKEGSNLDKEAYIRANSIYLIGEAIPMLPKILSNDLCSLHPKKDKLSFSSVFNVDNKGKILKSWFGKTIIRSNRRFTYEEVQNIIEKKKGDFREELLTLLFFSKILTRKRLKNGSILLDRVEMKFCLDKNNNPTKLYLERNKDAHRLIEEFMLLANNKISEFVSLNTNGEIPNKTYIYRVHDEPDFHKIFVLKKIIEPLGYFLDLKNIKKSINCLLRKIQGKPEKNMIENLILRSMSKAKYSTINIGHYGLSFIYYTHFTSPIRRYSDIIAHRLLNYYLTKDQSKLKSIEFYEKQSQHCSVRERLSIDIERNFSKFIQVKYIKKFLLGKKLDGIITGFTDWSIFIDLLFFQTEGMIRIRDIKEDIYTINSSNYSIIGRKKRKIYHLGDKIKVKLIDANIEKKQIILEWLGN; via the coding sequence ATGCATTTTCATAATAAGAAAAATTTTCTTTTAGCTACTGGTTTTATCAATATTACTAGTCGTGGATATGCTTTTGTAAATGTAGAAAAATTTGAGAAAGAAATTTTTATTCCCAAAAAAAAAACTAACAGAGCTATAGAAGGAGATTTAGTTCAAATAAAATTTAAAGAAAATAAAAAATTAGGAAAAAAAACGGAAGGAGAGGTCATAAAAATAATCAAAAGAAAAAGGAATAAATTTATTGGAATATTAAAAATAAAAGATCATTCAAAATATGGATCAGTAATAGTTGATAATAAGAAAAATATTCATGTCGATATATACATTCCTAAAAATAAATTAAAAGGATATAAAAATAATGAAAAAGTATTAGCTAAAATAGTGGAATGGCCAAAAGATTTAAAAAATCCTTTAGGAGAAATAATTAAAGTATTTGGACTATCTGGAGAATATAAAACAGAATTTTTTTCCTTATTAGAAGAATATAGAATCCCTTATGAATTTCCTAAAAAAGTGGAAGACGAAGCGAAAAATATTGTTATGAAAAAAGAATTAGACATCAATCTTAGAAGAGATATGAGAAATATAAATACCTTTACTATAGATCCTTTTGATGCTAAAGATTTTGATGATGCTATTTCTATTAGAAAGTTAAGCTTTAATACTTGGGAAATAGGAATTCATATTTCAGATGTTTCTTATTATGTTAAAGAAGGAAGTAATTTAGATAAAGAAGCCTATATTCGTGCAAATTCTATTTATCTTATAGGAGAAGCAATTCCTATGCTTCCAAAAATATTATCCAACGATCTTTGTTCTTTACATCCAAAAAAAGATAAACTAAGTTTTTCTTCTGTTTTTAATGTAGATAATAAAGGAAAAATATTAAAAAGTTGGTTTGGAAAAACAATTATACGATCCAATAGAAGATTTACGTATGAAGAAGTTCAAAATATTATAGAAAAAAAAAAGGGAGATTTTCGAGAAGAACTTTTAACCTTATTGTTTTTTTCTAAAATATTAACTAGAAAAAGATTAAAAAATGGATCTATTCTATTAGATAGAGTTGAAATGAAATTTTGTCTAGATAAAAACAATAATCCAACAAAATTATACTTAGAAAGGAATAAGGATGCTCATCGTTTGATAGAAGAATTTATGTTATTGGCCAATAATAAAATATCAGAGTTTGTCAGTTTAAATACGAATGGAGAAATTCCTAACAAAACGTATATTTACAGAGTACACGATGAACCCGATTTTCATAAAATTTTCGTCCTTAAAAAAATAATAGAACCTTTAGGCTATTTTTTAGATTTAAAGAATATAAAAAAATCCATTAATTGCTTATTGAGGAAAATTCAAGGAAAACCAGAAAAAAATATGATCGAAAATTTGATTCTTCGTTCTATGAGCAAAGCTAAATATTCCACTATAAATATAGGACACTATGGATTATCCTTTATCTATTATACTCATTTTACTTCTCCTATAAGAAGATACTCAGATATTATAGCACACCGTTTATTAAATTATTATTTAACCAAGGATCAATCAAAATTAAAATCCATAGAATTTTATGAAAAACAATCCCAACATTGCAGCGTTAGAGAACGTTTATCGATAGATATCGAAAGAAACTTTTCAAAATTTATACAAGTTAAATATATAAAAAAATTCCTATTAGGAAAAAAACTTGACGGAATCATTACAGGATTTACAGATTGGAGTATTTTTATTGATTTATTGTTCTTTCAAACAGAAGGAATGATACGCATACGTGATATTAAAGAGGATATATATACTATAAATTCAAGCAATTACAGTATAATTGGTAGGAAAAAAAGAAAAATATATCATCTTGGAGACAAAATAAAAGTAAAACTTATAGACGCTAATATAGAAAAGAAACAAATTATTCTTGAATGGCTCGGAAATTAA
- a CDS encoding superoxide dismutase, which yields MSFKLPKLSYSYKDFEPYIDRKTMEIHYTKHHAGYTNNLNKAIEGTDMLNLSIEEILRRANIEKSIIRNNSGGFYNHNFFWKILIPHSESTLPSKYMNEILQKSFKTFDCFKEKFHSAAMNRFGSGWVWLCVNRKKLTICSTANQDNPLMLGIGCEGIPILGLDVWEHAYYLQYQNRRNDYISSFWKIVNWKKVEENYKSAMRIRIE from the coding sequence ATGTCTTTTAAACTTCCAAAATTATCTTATTCCTATAAGGATTTTGAACCTTATATAGATCGAAAAACTATGGAAATTCATTATACGAAACATCATGCAGGGTATACAAATAACCTAAACAAAGCTATTGAAGGAACAGACATGCTAAATTTATCTATAGAAGAAATCTTAAGGAGAGCTAATATTGAAAAATCTATAATACGAAACAATAGTGGAGGTTTTTATAATCATAATTTTTTTTGGAAAATATTGATTCCCCATTCGGAAAGCACTCTTCCAAGCAAATATATGAACGAAATACTTCAAAAAAGTTTTAAAACCTTTGATTGTTTTAAAGAAAAATTTCACTCTGCAGCAATGAATCGTTTTGGTTCTGGATGGGTTTGGTTATGTGTAAATAGAAAAAAATTAACTATTTGTTCTACAGCTAATCAGGATAATCCACTAATGTTAGGAATAGGTTGTGAAGGAATTCCTATATTAGGATTAGATGTTTGGGAACACGCTTATTATCTTCAATATCAAAATCGAAGGAATGATTATATTTCTTCCTTTTGGAAAATTGTTAATTGGAAAAAAGTAGAAGAAAATTATAAATCAGCCATGAGAATCAGAATAGAATAA
- the pgk gene encoding phosphoglycerate kinase, whose amino-acid sequence MIENIKTVNDFNFKNKTAIVRVDFNVPINNNLIIDDTRIQYSLPTIRKIIHDHGKVVLISHFGRPKGIPSKIYSLRFMISYLSHQLKIPIKFSEYCIGSSVEKYVNELKNGEVLLLENIRFHKEEEEGNEKFAFQLAKLGDIYVNDAFGVSHRFHSSITIIPKFFKNKKCIGFLMKKEIQSLQKILGKGKKPITILLGGAKITSKISIIKNIIHLIDNILIGGGMAYPFIKVQGGKIGNSILEKYNEIEKILKNIIDLYQKQNQTNIHFPKDVVIADSFNNKANTKIVPIYSIPNGWKGLDIGPQSIKYFCDIIRKSKTILWNGPLGVFEFSNFSFGTKSIAKAIVNSTEKGAFSLVGGGDSIAALRMENYENKISYLSTGGGAMLECLKQTILPGIKAIIE is encoded by the coding sequence ATGATAGAGAATATAAAAACTGTAAATGATTTTAATTTCAAAAATAAAACAGCTATAGTTAGAGTAGACTTTAATGTTCCTATCAATAATAATCTCATTATTGATGATACACGTATTCAATACAGTCTTCCAACTATTCGAAAGATAATTCATGATCATGGAAAAGTAGTATTGATTTCTCATTTTGGAAGACCAAAAGGAATCCCTTCAAAAATTTATTCTTTAAGATTTATGATTTCTTATTTATCCCATCAACTAAAAATTCCTATAAAATTTTCGGAATATTGTATAGGAAGTTCTGTAGAAAAATATGTAAATGAATTAAAAAATGGAGAAGTTTTGCTGTTGGAAAACATTCGATTTCATAAAGAAGAGGAAGAAGGAAATGAAAAATTTGCTTTTCAATTAGCAAAACTCGGAGATATTTATGTAAATGATGCATTTGGAGTTTCTCATCGATTTCATTCTTCTATTACTATTATTCCAAAATTTTTTAAAAATAAAAAATGTATTGGATTTCTTATGAAAAAAGAAATTCAATCCTTACAGAAAATATTGGGTAAAGGAAAAAAACCTATTACAATCTTATTAGGAGGAGCTAAAATAACTTCTAAAATATCCATTATTAAAAATATTATTCATTTGATAGATAATATATTAATAGGAGGAGGAATGGCCTATCCTTTTATAAAGGTACAAGGTGGAAAAATAGGAAATTCCATTTTGGAAAAATACAATGAAATTGAAAAAATATTAAAAAATATTATTGATCTATATCAGAAACAAAACCAAACCAATATACACTTTCCAAAAGACGTTGTTATAGCTGATTCTTTCAACAATAAAGCTAATACTAAAATTGTCCCCATTTATTCCATTCCAAATGGATGGAAAGGATTGGATATAGGGCCTCAATCTATAAAATATTTTTGCGATATCATAAGAAAATCTAAAACGATTCTTTGGAATGGTCCACTAGGTGTATTTGAATTTTCCAATTTCTCTTTTGGGACTAAATCTATAGCAAAAGCTATTGTAAATAGTACTGAAAAAGGAGCTTTTTCTTTAGTAGGAGGTGGAGATTCTATTGCTGCATTAAGAATGGAAAATTACGAAAATAAAATCAGTTATTTATCTACTGGAGGAGGAGCTATGTTGGAATGTTTAAAACAAACAATTCTTCCTGGTATCAAAGCTATAATTGAATAA
- the folB gene encoding dihydroneopterin aldolase, producing the protein MGKIILENIKLFGYHGCIPEESSIGSYYRVNIEVELDFYQASISDDLSKTIDYVHLYRIVKEEMAINSKLLEHLAHRIIQRINKIDLVQSTRIKICKENHPLKNNVDKICVILNG; encoded by the coding sequence ATGGGAAAAATTATTTTAGAAAATATAAAGTTATTTGGTTACCATGGATGTATACCGGAAGAATCCTCTATAGGATCTTATTACAGAGTAAATATAGAAGTAGAATTAGATTTCTATCAAGCTTCTATTAGCGACGATTTATCCAAAACCATTGATTATGTACATTTGTATCGTATTGTAAAAGAAGAAATGGCTATTAATTCAAAATTACTGGAACATTTAGCTCATAGAATAATTCAAAGAATCAATAAGATAGATTTGGTTCAATCTACAAGAATAAAAATTTGTAAAGAAAATCATCCACTGAAAAACAATGTGGATAAAATCTGTGTTATTTTGAATGGATAA
- the gmk gene encoding guanylate kinase: MKKGKMIILSGPSGSGKTTISQYLLSKIPELKFSVSCTTRSMRNNEKHGKDYYFLSTKRFISKIKKYQFVEWEEVYPQLFYGTLKNEISKIWNENKHILFDVDVKGGLSLQRKYPYNSLSIFVMVKSMKILKERLFTRNSNNMNIRLNKAKIEWKYANLFDVILLNVDLLKTKKKAVQLVSNFINKSG; the protein is encoded by the coding sequence ATGAAAAAAGGAAAAATGATTATTCTATCAGGTCCTTCAGGATCTGGAAAAACAACTATTTCACAATACTTACTTTCAAAAATCCCAGAATTAAAATTTTCCGTATCGTGTACCACACGTTCCATGAGAAATAATGAAAAACATGGAAAAGATTATTATTTTCTTTCTACAAAGAGATTTATTTCCAAGATAAAAAAATATCAATTTGTAGAATGGGAAGAAGTTTATCCTCAATTATTTTATGGAACGTTAAAAAACGAAATTTCCAAAATTTGGAACGAAAACAAACATATCTTATTTGATGTAGATGTAAAAGGTGGCTTATCTTTACAAAGAAAATATCCATACAATTCTTTATCCATATTTGTAATGGTAAAATCCATGAAAATTTTAAAAGAAAGACTTTTTACAAGAAATTCCAATAATATGAATATACGTTTAAATAAAGCCAAAATAGAATGGAAATATGCAAATTTATTCGATGTCATTTTGCTAAATGTAGATTTGTTGAAAACAAAAAAAAAAGCCGTTCAATTAGTTTCTAATTTTATAAATAAATCGGGGTGA
- a CDS encoding glycogen/starch synthase yields the protein MTGKRILYVSSDLFPFSSENPISLSVLKATKFMQSIGNDIRIFMPRFGVINERRHQLHEVIRLSGMNLIINEMDRPLLIKVASIPDARLQVYFIDNEEYFKRKAIYEDKNGNFFSDNDERALFFTKGVLESVRKLNWRPDIIHIYGWITTFIPLYIKEFYKNDPVYHNTKIVTSIYNKPFQGTLNKDILQKIKLDGIKSIKLKLLENPDYFNLIKFCMYFSDAIIKGDLSFPKEIEDYIEKNKLLVLKYYPVDKIETVYQQFYQETVSEQIN from the coding sequence ATGACAGGTAAACGTATATTGTATGTATCTTCAGATTTATTTCCTTTCTCTTCAGAGAATCCTATTTCTTTATCTGTTTTAAAAGCTACTAAGTTTATGCAATCAATAGGAAATGATATTCGCATATTTATGCCACGTTTTGGGGTAATAAATGAACGAAGACATCAATTGCATGAAGTTATTCGTTTATCAGGAATGAATTTAATCATTAATGAAATGGATCGACCTTTATTGATTAAGGTTGCATCTATTCCAGATGCTAGGTTGCAAGTTTATTTTATAGACAATGAAGAATATTTTAAAAGAAAAGCGATATATGAAGATAAAAATGGAAATTTTTTTTCCGATAATGATGAAAGAGCTTTATTTTTCACGAAAGGTGTTTTAGAATCCGTAAGAAAATTGAATTGGAGACCAGATATTATTCATATATATGGATGGATAACTACTTTTATTCCATTATATATAAAGGAATTTTATAAAAATGATCCTGTTTATCACAATACAAAAATTGTTACATCTATATATAACAAACCTTTTCAAGGGACTTTGAATAAGGATATTCTTCAAAAGATAAAATTAGATGGGATAAAGTCTATAAAATTAAAACTTTTGGAAAATCCTGATTATTTTAACTTAATAAAGTTCTGCATGTATTTTTCTGATGCAATAATAAAAGGAGATCTTTCTTTTCCTAAGGAAATAGAGGATTATATAGAAAAAAATAAATTGTTAGTATTGAAATATTATCCTGTAGATAAAATAGAAACCGTTTATCAACAATTTTATCAAGAAACTGTTTCCGAACAGATTAATTAA
- the coaD gene encoding pantetheine-phosphate adenylyltransferase codes for MNHRRIAVFPGTFDPITLGHYDVIIKSLNLFDKIVIAIGNNSEKNNMFSVKKRKEWIQKTFLDFSGIEIDLFKGLTISFCKRKKAKFLLRGIRNQLDFEFEKNLYYANKKLYDCIETVFILSSYERSYISSCLVREIIKNGGNYTIFVPNSVRI; via the coding sequence ATGAATCATAGAAGAATAGCAGTATTTCCTGGAACTTTTGATCCAATAACTTTAGGACATTATGATGTAATCATTAAGTCTTTAAACTTATTTGATAAAATTGTTATAGCTATTGGAAATAACTCTGAAAAAAATAATATGTTCTCTGTTAAAAAGAGAAAAGAATGGATACAAAAAACTTTTTTAGATTTTTCTGGAATAGAGATAGACCTTTTTAAAGGTTTAACTATTTCTTTTTGTAAAAGAAAAAAGGCTAAATTCTTATTAAGAGGAATTCGAAATCAATTAGATTTCGAATTTGAAAAAAATTTATATTATGCCAATAAAAAATTGTATGATTGTATTGAAACCGTATTTATTCTTTCTTCTTATGAAAGATCGTATATCAGTTCTTGTTTGGTTAGAGAAATTATAAAAAATGGAGGAAATTACACAATATTTGTTCCTAATTCTGTAAGAATTTAA
- a CDS encoding aspartate-semialdehyde dehydrogenase, translating to MKLGIVGATGMVGRVMIDVLENRKFPVSELYLSTSEKSIGKELIFRKKGYQTISIKELLSKKPNIVLFSAGSYISKKWAPEFVKIGSTVIDNSSAWRMDDEKKLIIPEINASCLSKKDKIIANPNCSTIQLVMVLYPLHLEYCVDRVIVSTYQSVTGTGSKALIQMNKEKEGTISFEEKIYPHPIYQNILPHCDDFLENGYTMEEMKLVEETKKIMNNRDISLTATAVRVPVIGGHSESVNITFKKEPNIDHIYDILLKSKGIIVQDSPQENIYPMPFMSHGKDEVFVGRIREDYSCLNSLNLWIVADNLRKGSATNAVQIAEFLMKKKYV from the coding sequence ATGAAATTAGGAATAGTAGGAGCAACAGGAATGGTTGGACGTGTAATGATTGATGTATTGGAAAATAGAAAATTTCCAGTTAGTGAATTATATTTATCCACTTCTGAAAAATCGATAGGAAAAGAACTTATTTTCAGGAAAAAAGGATACCAAACTATTAGCATAAAAGAATTACTCTCAAAAAAACCGAATATTGTTTTATTTTCAGCTGGATCATATATATCTAAAAAATGGGCTCCTGAATTTGTAAAAATAGGGAGTACTGTAATAGATAATTCTTCTGCATGGAGAATGGATGATGAAAAGAAATTAATTATACCTGAAATCAATGCTTCTTGTTTATCTAAAAAAGATAAGATTATAGCAAATCCTAATTGTTCTACCATACAATTAGTTATGGTTTTGTATCCTTTACATTTAGAATATTGTGTAGATCGTGTTATTGTATCCACATATCAATCTGTTACTGGAACAGGAAGTAAAGCTTTAATTCAAATGAACAAAGAAAAAGAAGGAACTATTTCTTTTGAAGAAAAAATATATCCACATCCAATTTATCAAAATATATTACCGCATTGTGATGATTTTTTAGAAAATGGTTATACAATGGAAGAAATGAAATTGGTAGAGGAAACGAAAAAGATTATGAATAATCGAGATATATCCCTTACAGCTACAGCTGTTCGTGTCCCGGTTATAGGAGGACATTCAGAGAGTGTAAATATAACATTTAAGAAAGAACCTAATATTGATCATATTTACGATATTCTTTTAAAAAGTAAAGGAATTATTGTTCAAGATTCTCCGCAAGAGAATATTTATCCAATGCCATTTATGTCTCATGGAAAAGACGAAGTATTTGTTGGACGAATTCGTGAAGATTATTCTTGTTTGAATTCTTTAAATCTTTGGATTGTAGCAGATAATTTACGTAAAGGATCCGCAACAAATGCGGTACAAATTGCAGAATTCTTGATGAAGAAGAAATATGTTTAA
- the glmS gene encoding glutamine--fructose-6-phosphate transaminase (isomerizing): MCGIIGYLGYKDAYPILINGLKKLEYRGYDSSGIAVFDNNGYKLYKTKGKVSELEKKIISGSIIQGTTGIGHTRWATHGIPDDINAHPHVSNSKELVLIHNGIIENYHSLKVILLKHGFTFKSQTDTEVLVNLIEYIQKKNKLSLEEAVRISLNEIIGAYSIAIVERSHPERIVIAKLGSPLALGINDREFFIASDPIPFIDYTKNALYLKDGEMAILRKNKELDLRKILNNHKISPIIKELKINIKEIEKGKYKYFMLKEINEQPKTILDTLRGRLLITDGLIYIDSIESNKDIFLKAKGITIVACGTSWHASLIGEYLLEELARVPVEVEYASEFRYRNPIIKKKDIVIVISQSGETADTIAALELAKKKGAFVFGICNVVGSSIARNVDAGIYTHAGPEIGVASTKSFTAQITVLVLLALKIGKYRSTITDSRYNYLCKELGSIPDKVNSTLKIDDTIKRISKIYHGVNNFLYLGRGINFPVALEGALKLKEISYIHAEGYPAAEMKHGPIALIDESMPVVIIATKKGCYEKIIGNIQEIKARKGKVIAIVNEGDFQVSMLADHVIKIPNVSEELSPLLTVIPLQILAYQIAFILGENVDQPRNLAKSVTVE, from the coding sequence ATGTGTGGAATAATTGGTTATTTAGGTTATAAAGATGCCTATCCCATTCTTATCAATGGATTAAAGAAATTGGAATACCGTGGTTATGATAGTTCTGGAATAGCTGTTTTTGATAATAATGGATATAAATTATATAAAACTAAGGGAAAGGTTTCTGAATTAGAAAAAAAAATCATTTCTGGAAGTATTATTCAAGGTACAACTGGTATAGGACATACGAGATGGGCTACTCATGGAATTCCAGATGATATCAATGCACATCCTCATGTTTCTAATTCTAAGGAATTAGTATTGATTCATAATGGAATTATAGAAAATTATCATTCTCTTAAAGTTATTTTGCTGAAGCATGGTTTTACTTTTAAAAGCCAAACAGATACAGAAGTTCTTGTAAATTTGATTGAATATATTCAAAAAAAAAATAAATTATCTTTAGAAGAGGCTGTACGAATTTCTTTGAATGAAATCATTGGAGCTTATTCTATAGCTATAGTAGAAAGATCTCATCCAGAAAGAATTGTTATCGCTAAATTAGGAAGTCCTCTTGCTTTGGGTATTAATGATAGAGAATTTTTTATAGCTTCTGATCCTATTCCTTTTATTGATTATACTAAAAACGCTCTTTATTTAAAGGATGGAGAAATGGCTATTCTTAGAAAGAATAAAGAATTAGATTTACGAAAAATCTTAAATAATCATAAAATTAGTCCAATAATTAAAGAACTTAAAATTAATATAAAAGAAATTGAAAAAGGAAAGTATAAATACTTTATGTTAAAAGAGATCAATGAACAGCCAAAAACAATTCTAGATACTTTACGTGGGAGATTATTGATTACTGATGGGTTGATATATATTGACAGTATTGAATCTAATAAGGATATTTTCCTTAAGGCAAAAGGAATTACCATTGTTGCATGTGGAACTTCATGGCATGCAAGTTTAATTGGAGAATATTTGTTAGAAGAACTTGCACGTGTTCCAGTAGAGGTAGAATATGCTTCAGAGTTCAGATATAGAAATCCAATTATAAAAAAAAAAGATATAGTTATTGTCATTTCTCAATCAGGAGAAACCGCAGATACTATAGCTGCCTTAGAACTAGCAAAAAAGAAAGGAGCTTTTGTTTTTGGTATTTGTAATGTTGTAGGATCTTCTATAGCACGAAATGTAGATGCAGGAATTTATACACATGCAGGTCCAGAAATTGGAGTAGCCTCTACAAAGTCTTTTACAGCACAGATAACAGTTTTAGTATTGTTAGCTTTGAAAATAGGGAAATACAGATCGACTATAACGGATAGTCGTTATAACTATTTATGTAAAGAACTTGGATCCATTCCAGATAAAGTAAATTCTACTTTAAAAATAGATGATACTATAAAAAGAATATCTAAAATATATCATGGAGTAAATAATTTTCTATATTTAGGTAGGGGGATAAATTTTCCAGTAGCTTTAGAAGGAGCTTTAAAATTAAAAGAAATTTCTTATATCCATGCGGAAGGTTATCCGGCAGCAGAAATGAAACATGGTCCTATCGCTTTAATTGATGAAAGTATGCCAGTAGTTATTATTGCTACGAAAAAAGGATGTTATGAAAAAATAATAGGAAATATTCAAGAAATTAAAGCAAGAAAGGGAAAAGTTATAGCCATAGTTAATGAAGGGGATTTTCAAGTTAGCATGTTGGCTGATCACGTAATAAAAATTCCAAACGTTTCTGAAGAACTTAGTCCATTATTAACGGTTATTCCTCTTCAAATTCTAGCTTATCAAATAGCTTTTATCCTCGGAGAGAATGTAGATCAACCAAGAAATCTTGCTAAGTCTGTAACAGTAGAATAA